A DNA window from Chryseobacterium sp. MEBOG06 contains the following coding sequences:
- a CDS encoding acyl-CoA thioesterase, with protein sequence MNYHTRKWVKPEDLNPNHSLFGGRLLQWIDEEAALYAIIQLENTKVVTKFISEINFVSSAKQGDIIEIGIEAMSFGSTSITLRCDVRNKMTHQTIITVEKIVMVNLDADGNPAPHGKTQIEFVKDRLNNGL encoded by the coding sequence ATGAACTACCATACCAGAAAATGGGTAAAACCCGAAGATTTGAATCCTAACCACTCTCTTTTTGGAGGGAGACTATTACAATGGATTGATGAAGAAGCAGCATTATATGCTATTATCCAGCTGGAAAACACAAAAGTGGTTACCAAATTCATTTCCGAAATCAATTTCGTAAGCTCTGCCAAACAGGGGGATATTATTGAAATAGGTATTGAAGCCATGAGCTTCGGTTCCACCTCTATTACTTTAAGATGTGATGTCCGAAACAAAATGACCCACCAGACTATTATTACAGTTGAAAAGATTGTTATGGTTAACCTTGATGCTGATGGAAATCCTGCTCCTCATGGTAAAACTCAGATCGAATTTGTAAAAGACAGGCTAAACAACGGATTATGA
- a CDS encoding BlaI/MecI/CopY family transcriptional regulator has protein sequence MKINHLTAAEENFMKLFWKMESFYLKDIMEQHPEPKPHQNTVSTYLKILVEKGYLSTVKEGRIFKYTVLVPLEEYKKFLLKELSHNFFNDSGKEILDFLFIEKLISQNDLKGYFDLKIEIKPAKVEEPKFEYADEILSPKKEKKTKGKEKEKEKEKKKKKKKDQ, from the coding sequence ATGAAAATTAATCATCTTACTGCCGCAGAGGAAAACTTTATGAAGCTGTTTTGGAAAATGGAATCTTTCTATCTGAAGGATATTATGGAGCAGCACCCTGAACCGAAACCACATCAGAACACGGTATCTACTTATTTAAAAATATTGGTTGAAAAAGGATATCTGTCTACTGTTAAAGAAGGGAGAATATTCAAATATACTGTACTTGTTCCTTTGGAAGAATACAAAAAATTCCTACTGAAAGAACTGTCTCATAATTTCTTCAATGACTCCGGAAAAGAGATTCTGGACTTCCTCTTTATTGAAAAACTAATATCACAAAACGATCTGAAAGGATATTTTGATCTTAAAATCGAAATAAAACCGGCAAAAGTGGAAGAACCAAAATTTGAGTATGCAGATGAAATCCTAAGTCCTAAAAAGGAGAAGAAAACAAAAGGAAAGGAAAAAGAGAAAGAGAAAGAAAAAAAGAAAAAGAAGAAAAAAGATCAGTAA
- a CDS encoding helix-turn-helix domain-containing protein, with the protein MKFFIKNMVCNRCIAAVENIFNSSDIKIKSIILGEVETDSEVSAEKMQIIEQQLLDTGFERIMDSAHQLAEKIKNMIILKVSELDIDEDFLLSEFLSSRLHKDYSSLSKTFSQNENITLEQFFILQKIEKVKELLLYNEFNLTEIAGKLGYKSVQHLSSQFRNITGFTPTAFKKLKEHNRKSLDNV; encoded by the coding sequence ATGAAATTTTTCATAAAGAATATGGTCTGTAACAGATGTATTGCTGCTGTAGAAAACATCTTCAATTCTTCGGATATAAAAATAAAATCCATTATACTGGGTGAAGTAGAAACAGATAGTGAAGTTTCCGCAGAAAAGATGCAGATTATCGAACAGCAGCTCCTTGATACCGGCTTTGAAAGAATTATGGATTCTGCACATCAGCTTGCCGAAAAAATAAAAAATATGATCATTCTGAAAGTCAGTGAGCTGGATATTGATGAAGATTTTCTTCTTTCTGAATTTTTAAGTTCAAGGCTTCATAAAGACTATAGTTCTCTTTCCAAAACGTTCTCACAAAATGAAAATATTACTTTAGAACAATTTTTCATTCTTCAAAAAATAGAAAAAGTAAAGGAGCTCCTTCTATATAATGAATTCAATCTTACTGAAATCGCAGGAAAACTCGGCTATAAAAGTGTTCAGCATCTGTCTTCACAATTCAGAAATATCACAGGCTTCACTCCTACTGCATTTAAAAAACTGAAGGAGCACAACAGGAAATCACTTGATAATGTTTAG
- a CDS encoding DUF6157 family protein, giving the protein MFLILKHLLKRKKRHIFFSKGQPCPRTSPLAKRYGFGIHYNEGKAASFPIEREDYQKFLKDLSITKTITMRSKRK; this is encoded by the coding sequence CTGTTTCTCATTCTCAAACACCTCCTGAAAAGAAAGAAAAGACATATATTCTTTTCCAAAGGTCAGCCATGCCCGCGCACTTCCCCTTTAGCCAAAAGATACGGATTTGGAATTCATTATAATGAAGGGAAAGCAGCCTCATTTCCTATAGAGCGTGAAGATTATCAAAAGTTCTTAAAGGATCTGTCAATCACAAAGACTATAACCATGCGCTCCAAAAGAAAATGA
- the pdhA gene encoding pyruvate dehydrogenase (acetyl-transferring) E1 component subunit alpha has protein sequence MKEFSKEVYLKWYEDMTMWRRFEDKCRSLYLKQKIRGFLHLYNGQEAIPAGFTHAMDLSKDSMITAYRCHIHPMAMGVDPKRIMAELCGKATGTSGGMGGSMHIFSKEHRFYGGHGIVGGQIPLGAGIAFADKYFDRKAVNICFFGDGAARQGSLHETFNMAMNWKLPVVFVVENNQYAMGTSVKRTANHEDIYKLGLGYEMPCLAVDAMDPVKVAEAAYEAIERARRGDGPTFIEARTYRYRGHSMSDAEPYRSKEEVAIHKNDDPIELVKHRLLENGWATEQELEVIDNKSRDFVEECIEFMENSPYPDAEKIYEYVYSQENYPFLDKLENQ, from the coding sequence ATGAAAGAATTTTCTAAAGAGGTATACCTGAAGTGGTATGAAGATATGACAATGTGGAGAAGGTTTGAAGACAAATGCCGTTCTCTTTACCTAAAACAAAAGATCAGAGGATTTTTACATTTGTATAATGGTCAGGAAGCAATCCCTGCCGGATTCACACATGCAATGGATTTGTCTAAAGACAGTATGATTACTGCTTACAGATGTCACATCCATCCAATGGCGATGGGAGTAGATCCTAAAAGAATTATGGCTGAACTTTGCGGTAAAGCAACTGGAACATCCGGAGGTATGGGTGGATCTATGCACATTTTCAGTAAAGAACATCGTTTCTACGGTGGACACGGTATCGTTGGAGGACAGATTCCTTTGGGTGCTGGTATTGCTTTCGCAGATAAATATTTTGACAGAAAAGCTGTTAATATCTGTTTCTTCGGAGATGGTGCTGCGAGACAAGGTTCTTTACATGAAACTTTCAACATGGCAATGAACTGGAAACTTCCTGTAGTATTTGTGGTAGAAAACAACCAGTATGCAATGGGAACTTCTGTGAAAAGAACTGCCAACCACGAAGATATCTATAAATTAGGATTAGGATATGAAATGCCTTGTCTTGCTGTAGATGCAATGGACCCTGTAAAAGTAGCAGAAGCTGCTTATGAGGCAATTGAAAGAGCAAGAAGAGGTGACGGGCCAACATTCATCGAGGCTAGAACATATCGTTACAGAGGACACTCTATGTCTGATGCTGAACCTTACAGATCTAAAGAAGAAGTAGCTATTCACAAGAATGATGACCCAATTGAATTGGTAAAACACAGACTTCTTGAAAATGGATGGGCTACAGAACAAGAATTGGAAGTTATCGATAACAAATCAAGAGACTTTGTTGAAGAATGTATCGAATTCATGGAAAATTCTCCATATCCAGATGCTGAGAAGATCTATGAATATGTGTATTCTCAGGAAAATTATCCATTCTTAGACAAATTAGAAAATCAATAA
- a CDS encoding phosphatase PAP2 family protein: protein MEEIPSSVPHKISKVISDFFNPLVSLVIFFIYMSIREYTFQESLLYFVPVLLIIIAPIIIWLVWNVKTGRYTNMDVSNRVQRKTLYIFIAACVIGYLIFNYIKNGYVDLVMLFVLILLFALQISNLFIKSSMHTAFNVFVAALFFTLDQKMGILWLGVAVLVGVTRIILKRHTVKEVFMGAGIAFVVSFIYLYCHIQFQH, encoded by the coding sequence ATGGAAGAAATCCCATCCTCAGTACCACACAAAATTTCGAAAGTTATTTCTGATTTTTTCAATCCTTTGGTTTCTCTGGTCATTTTCTTTATTTATATGAGTATCAGGGAATACACTTTTCAGGAATCTCTTCTTTATTTCGTTCCTGTATTATTAATAATTATTGCCCCCATTATTATCTGGCTGGTCTGGAATGTAAAAACAGGAAGGTATACCAATATGGATGTATCCAACAGAGTTCAGCGGAAAACACTGTATATTTTTATTGCAGCCTGCGTGATCGGTTATCTTATTTTTAATTATATAAAAAACGGATATGTAGATCTCGTGATGCTGTTTGTTTTAATATTGCTTTTCGCTCTTCAGATCAGCAATCTTTTTATTAAAAGTTCAATGCATACGGCATTCAATGTATTTGTAGCAGCATTATTTTTCACCTTAGATCAGAAGATGGGAATACTATGGTTGGGAGTAGCTGTTTTAGTAGGAGTTACCCGGATTATTCTGAAAAGGCACACCGTAAAAGAAGTATTTATGGGGGCTGGGATAGCTTTTGTGGTATCTTTTATCTATCTTTATTGCCATATTCAATTTCAACATTAG
- a CDS encoding RNA recognition motif domain-containing protein, whose translation MNIFVSNINYATKEYELHDLFAEFGDVSSAKIVTDRETGRSRGFGFVEMGDEEGKQAIEALNQKEFNGKTLNVSEAKPREEKPRRSFDNNRGGGYGNNRGGNGGGYGGNSRGGNGGGNRW comes from the coding sequence ATGAACATTTTTGTTTCAAACATCAATTACGCAACTAAAGAGTATGAGTTGCACGATCTATTCGCAGAATTTGGTGATGTATCATCAGCTAAAATCGTTACAGACAGAGAAACTGGTCGTTCTAGAGGTTTCGGTTTTGTAGAGATGGGTGATGAAGAAGGAAAGCAAGCTATTGAAGCTCTTAACCAAAAAGAATTCAATGGAAAAACTTTAAACGTATCTGAGGCTAAGCCAAGAGAAGAAAAACCAAGAAGAAGCTTCGACAACAATAGAGGTGGAGGTTACGGAAACAACCGTGGAGGTAACGGTGGTGGATACGGTGGAAACAGCCGTGGAGGTAACGGCGGTGGAAATCGTTGGTAA